The following proteins are co-located in the Nitrospira sp. genome:
- a CDS encoding TIGR04282 family arsenosugar biosynthesis glycosyltransferase, with translation MIFAKAPVPGQVKTRLCPPLTPDEAATLHGSFVLDTLERSKLAATKLKLPIDRYLACAPSSTHVFFKIMEERQGVKLLDQVGDDLGARMQQAFDALFAKGYRRVLIVGTDVPSLPLEHYKQALTLLETNNLVLGPALDGGYYLIGLTRPAPELFAGMAWSTDRVLAATQEKAAQLGLSTTLLPPWRDVDTIDDLNALIDAAAVDVKKPKHEQVFSQRTAGALQFIGKKLRSRPS, from the coding sequence GTGATCTTTGCCAAAGCCCCAGTTCCCGGCCAGGTGAAGACACGCCTGTGCCCACCATTGACGCCGGACGAAGCGGCGACCCTGCACGGCAGCTTTGTCCTCGATACGCTCGAACGCTCCAAGCTTGCGGCCACGAAACTGAAGCTCCCGATCGATCGCTATCTGGCCTGCGCCCCGTCCTCCACACATGTCTTTTTCAAAATTATGGAGGAGCGGCAGGGGGTGAAACTCCTCGACCAAGTCGGCGACGATCTGGGCGCGCGCATGCAGCAGGCCTTCGACGCCCTGTTTGCCAAGGGCTATCGGCGCGTGCTCATCGTCGGGACCGATGTGCCCTCGCTGCCGCTGGAGCACTATAAACAGGCCCTCACCCTCCTGGAGACAAACAACCTCGTGCTCGGCCCAGCCCTGGACGGAGGCTATTATCTGATCGGCCTCACCCGCCCAGCGCCCGAGCTGTTTGCCGGCATGGCCTGGTCCACCGACCGGGTGCTTGCCGCCACACAGGAGAAAGCCGCCCAGCTTGGATTGAGCACCACGCTGCTGCCGCCCTGGCGCGACGTCGATACGATCGACGATCTCAACGCGCTCATCGACGCGGCCGCAGTAGACGTCAAGAAGCCCAAACACGAACAGGTATTTTCACAACGGACCGCCGGAGCCCTCCAATTCATCGGGAAGAAGCTGCGCTCACGGCCCTCATAG